The Gemmatimonadota bacterium genome contains the following window.
AATCTGCCCCATTTTGAGATAAATTCACCATCTTTGGTAAACTTCTGGACTCTGTGGTTCAGGCTGTCAGCAACATAGATATTCTCTTCTGCATCGAAGGCGATACCCGCCGGACCGTTCAGTTGTCCATCTCCGTCGCCGTACTCACCCCATTTCTCCAACTCTTTGCCATCTTTGTCAAAGGACAAAATACAATGCACGGCCTCGTCGGAGACATAGAGATTCTCCTCGCTATCGGCAATAATTGCAACCGCCCACGTAAGCCCACGGCCAACGGCACCCAGATCTTTGTCATCAATATGGTACTTCCTGATCGTCGATGCATCTCTATTCCGACACAATATGTAGAGACAGCCTTCCTCGCCCAGGGCAATATCAATCGGAAAATTCGTCAGCCGCCTCATACCCAGAGTCTTGTAAAATGGGAACCCTGCCCGCAACAGGCCATAAGGTCTGCCCATAATTCACCTCCCTTTTTCAAAATACACAACGAATAGACGAATAGACGAACCCCACCCAACCACCCCTACCCACTACAAGCTTCGCTGATTCGTTGATTCGTTGATTCGTTGATTCGTGATCACACGGCCTCTTTGAAAGGCTGGATCTGTTCAAATGTCCCATCCACAATCGGAGTGGCATCCATTCCCATCCATTGCTCCAAGAGCGTTGCGTATATGCCGCGGAAGTCAATTGTATGCTCAAGGTCTTCGCCGTTGGCCCATCGAGAGGGATCAAGAGAGGGATATTCTGCGTATAACCCGCCATTCACACCATCACCGATGATAAATGCACCGCCACCTGTGCCGTGGTCAGTGCCACTGGCATTATCCCTCATGCGTCGTCCAAACTCTGAGAAAACGAGCATAACTATCTCTTCAGAAGCATTGTGGTGTCGCAAATCCCGGAAGAAATCGCGGATTGCTTCCGACAACTCTGTCAGCAACTTGGGATGTGACGGCATTTCATTTGCATGGTGGTCATAGCCCCCGTGCTGTGTGTAAAAGATCCTTGTGCCGAGACCGGCAAGGTGAACGCGCGCGACATCCCTCAGTGCCTTCGCAATCGAATTGCTTCCGTACTCCACGTCGGACTGATACATTGCCGGAGCCTTCTTCAACTCATCGGAACCTCTGATGACATCCAGACCCGTCTGCGAAAGATAATCCATCACCACACCCGTGCCAATCGCGGGTTCGTACATAGTCTTGAATATCTCAATAGCCTGCATTCGCTTTGGGTCTTCTTTGATGCTGGTCATCAATCCGTAATTGTCGAGATCGTCAAC
Protein-coding sequences here:
- a CDS encoding DUF1501 domain-containing protein; amino-acid sequence: MASKDPILVIVELKGGNDFMNTIIPYTNGIYHDCRPIVGLRQDEVLPMNDTLAWHPNTVPLKEMFEQGDVAIVQGIGYPNSSRSHFRAMDVWHTCEPIDIGTEGWLGRVVRDLDPKGENVLTGINFGKGLSRALAVSGVPVTSVDDLDNYGLMTSIKEDPKRMQAIEIFKTMYEPAIGTGVVMDYLSQTGLDVIRGSDELKKAPAMYQSDVEYGSNSIAKALRDVARVHLAGLGTRIFYTQHGGYDHHANEMPSHPKLLTELSEAIRDFFRDLRHHNASEEIVMLVFSEFGRRMRDNASGTDHGTGGGAFIIGDGVNGGLYAEYPSLDPSRWANGEDLEHTIDFRGIYATLLEQWMGMDATPIVDGTFEQIQPFKEAV